The Caenorhabditis elegans chromosome I genome includes the window cctgaaaacaaaagttttttggcatatttataaatttcagctTACAGAAATCGTCGTGATTTGCATGGTGATTTCACCTATTCTTACAGCAATATCCATATCAGACATGTAGTTCTGTAAACAagattgaaactttttttttagcttaCTACATATTAGTAGTTGCTCTTACCTCGTAGTACTGCCTTAATGCACCAGTAATTCCTTTGTAATGTTCCAAAGCCAGTGACTTCATCTTTGGACTCGtctcataaaatttcagattccaaaTACAAATTGCTCGGAGAGCAGCGTATTCAAAGATGTTtaaatttaggtttttgagAGACAATCCAATTGATGTATCGATTTGATAGGCGAACTTGCAAATGTCATTTCCATCCAACAATTCCTCATTTGATGTCGATTTTGAATAAACGAATGCAGAGTCAATCCAAGTGTTCATAAATTTGAAGTATCTTATCAAAGTCGTAATGTCTTCATCGTCTAAGATATATGTTCCATAGCAATGCAGGACAGCATCCAATGAGGTTTTATCTTCAGATTTCGAGATTTCAAGCAGTTCCTTTGAAGTTTTAACTTGATGGGCGTTctggaaaacaagaaaataaagtttaaacTATTATCCTTATCCTACAGTAAATAATTAATATCTGTAACTTACTTTCAAAGGGCTTTGCCTTTTCCGAGCAATGCTTTCATTGGCTtctttcacataaaaattgagCAGTTCCTCGTAACTTTCGCTCAATTTGTTGCTACAGGAGACGGCAGGTGATTTAGCTTCTTTTCTGCCTGCCTGACGCCTATAACTTTGTTTCCGAACACCTGTAAATCAATACTTCATTATTACCCCAGTTTACTCAATGCTTACAATCTCTCCTCATCCCTGACTGCACACATTTGTTGTAGCGGCATGATCGACAGAATTGTTTTTGATCTGAATAAAGAGTTacagaactgaaaaaaaaattaattaaactcTATGACTAACCATCCAAAATTGTGCAAGAGTTATTTGCAGGACAATAGAATTTACAGTTCAAggatcttctgaaaaatgaggAGCATGACATGCAAGCTGTTATTCCAAAATGACGACGTGTTCCTTTAACACTGTGGCAAACTCGGCAGGGCCCTGAAATAGAAATagttataaaattaattaattataattGTCTCCTTGTaccttctggaattttcatgCTTGATAGTTTTGGATTATGAAAATGCAGTGAATAAGCTTTTGGACTGACGAGATTCTGCACTCTGATTTTCTGAAGCGATACTGGAATGTTTGTCGGGT containing:
- the nhr-89 gene encoding Nuclear hormone receptor family member nhr-89 (Partially confirmed by transcript evidence) → MKIPEGPCRVCHSVKGTRRHFGITACMSCSSFFRRSLNCKFYCPANNSCTILDDQKQFCRSCRYNKCVQSGMRRDCVRKQSYRRQAGRKEAKSPAVSCSNKLSESYEELLNFYVKEANESIARKRQSPLKNAHQVKTSKELLEISKSEDKTSLDAVLHCYGTYILDDEDITTLIRYFKFMNTWIDSAFVYSKSTSNEELLDGNDICKFAYQIDTSIGLSLKNLNLNIFEYAALRAICIWNLKFYETSPKMKSLALEHYKGITGALRQYYENYMSDMDIAVRIGEITMQITTISDLFHDLITLHQKYQIPF